From Pogoniulus pusillus isolate bPogPus1 chromosome 17, bPogPus1.pri, whole genome shotgun sequence, the proteins below share one genomic window:
- the LOC135183090 gene encoding IQ domain-containing protein H-like isoform X3, which translates to MAGVVKPGQQSGASPGQVQEDLHKLKVKNNSTKGNVQVMDISDLKTAFEGTELGLRKHAENYLNAINRQVLTVSSADNKEVHSKEPSKWELHCGASQKQLILPRVHVEPRTVQAYRKSSLRVSQGPQQVEMDMKVMLDPEITNYKAVLKHNNYDTRLPLITQKKTAPVNLSDLTASQYADSALPLLEEDTTKGESQKALVSAVVTRCMLLKQCHLLFAADNCQSNSLAPQNLEGLQRVEINSRLLILCGI; encoded by the exons ATGGCCGGCGTCGTGAAGCCGGGACAGCAGTCAGGAGCTAGCCCGGGGCAG GTTCAAGAAGACCTTCATAAGCTTAAAGTGAAAAATAACAGTACAAAAGGAAACGTGCAAGTTATGGATATTAGCGACCTCAAAACAGCATTTGAAGGCACTGAACTTGGGCTGAGA AAACATGCTGAAAATTATTTAAATGCTATAAACAGACAAGTGTTAACTGTTTCTTCTGCTGATAATAAGGAAGTACATTCAAAAGAGCCATCTAAATG GGAGCTTCATTGTGGTGCTTCTCAGAAACAGCTTATTTTACCACGAGTGCATGTTGAGCCCAGGACTGTCCAAGCATACAGGAAATCATCACTACGTGTTTCTCAAGGTCCACAG CAGGTAGAAATGGATATGAAGGTTATGCTTGACCCAGAGATCACCAATTATAAAGCTGTTTTGAAACACAACAACTATGACACCAGGCTGCCACTTATAACTCAGAAAAAAACTGCTCCT GTTAACCTGTCTGATTTGACTGCCTCTCAATATGCAGATTCTGCCTTACCCCTGTTAGAAGAAGATACAACAAAAGGTGAGTCACAAAAAGCTCTTGTGAGTGCTGTTGTCACCAGATGTATGCTACTTAAGCAGTGTCATTTGCTGTTTGCAGCAGATAACTGCCAGTCAAATTCTCTGGCACCTCAAAACTTGGAAGGACTGCAAAGGGTAGAGATCAACTCCAGACTACTTATTCTGTGTGGTATCTGA